Genomic DNA from Sander vitreus isolate 19-12246 unplaced genomic scaffold, sanVit1 ctg309_0, whole genome shotgun sequence:
cagacagaggacagacagacatacagacaggcaggcagacagacagctagctacCTGGTCCACCTTCTCTGGACTGAATGCTCCCTCTGTGTTGTTATTGGTTGACTGAGCAGCCTGACTCGAGTCCAGCAGGATCTGAACACAGAACAAGTTCAACTCTCTCCTCAACCTTCAATCCTTCAAATAttacaacagacagacagacagacagacagacagacactgactCCGTAAGCTTTGTCCACGTCTCCGTCGGCGAGCTGCAGAGCTCTGGCGGCGTCTCTGCGGGAGAATCCGAGCTCTGTGAGCGTAGAGATCACCTCCATCCGTCTGCTCCtcttctgcctctctctctgcttcagcTCCTCTCGCTCCTGGTAGCAACACAACACTGCTGGGTTCAAAAtactaacacaaacacaacatatgctctatgtatatttatttattttgtgtacggGAGCCTTTTGTGCCAACTGTGTTAAAAGAAAATTGTAGTGAACGTTAAACAGAAATAGTTtggaaagtaaaagaaaacttattttcattcataatgACAGTACAGGGTGCTGCTGAAGTTACACtccatgtgtctctgtgtctgtctctgtgtgtgtgtgtgtgtgtgtgtgtgtgtgtgtgtgtgtgtgtgtgtgtctgtctctgtgtgtgtgtgtgtgtgtgtgtgtgtgtatatatgtgtgtctgtgtgtgtgtgtgtgtatatatgtgtgtgtgtgtgtgtgtgtgtgtgtgtgtgtgtgtgtctctgtatgtgtgtgtgtgtgtgtgtgtgtgtgtgtgtgtgtgtgtgtgtgtgtgtgtgtgtgtgtgtgtgtctgtgtgtgtctctgtgtgtgtgtgtgtgtgtgtgtgtgtgtgtgtgtgtgtgtgtgtgtgtgtgtgtgtgtgtctctctctgtgttctgtgtgtgtgtgttacctgtctctGGTTACTGATGTGGATGGCTGCCTCCTCCAGGTCTCCCTGACAGGCTCGGAGGCCGAGTCGAGCTTCTCTCTCAGTGAACCCGAGAACCATCAGCTGAGACATCTTCTCAGAGTCCAGACACAGGCGGCTGTACAGAGActccacctgacacacacacagacagacacacacacacacacagacagacacacatacactttttttcttgaaacaTTACAGGTATGTACACAGATTCCATCTAACACACACgactgtgtttttggtttgtctgtttttgcagAAAGGACGACGACAGGTGAGACAGAAGAAATGATTTAAAAgactgagggccagatgtacgtacatttgcaaagtagcgttatcagcgccatggccaacccaCAGAAAGAGCACGCTGCGATACTTCAGCtcacgtcgtatttaccaaacctgcagttcatcaggtaatcagcgcctttctccgcccgCTACACCGTGAATTGGCGCATTTAAAAGCGTAATGAATGggcctccttttctctctccatcatgGATCAGCCACCAAGTCAAAGAAATCCTGCTTGATGCGTGTTATTTGGGCATTAGCGGTggggaaatgtatgtattgatTAGTGTGCTGTAGCAAAGTGTTAAGTACTGGTGCtgtgatacggctgagtgcagactgagatattcccactgctgatgctatgactgtttgaaatgatcctgatgccaatattaaTAACGTAATGAGGAGTTTAACAGCTGCTGGactggaatgtgaacgctgagtcggagatatgatgtcatctttgatttcttccagtaactgtaatattgcacggctgcttaatctgtactgcttaatgattttgtgttcactcaactgaaaaagtgtgatccttgttcAGCTCGTCTCCGTGAcctatgtcttcgtcttgctcggattactgctgccatttcaccaagAGGCAGATTCCAGGAAACCCTCTTAATGCcgccatgctgttacctcagtgtggcctgttagtacatacctcgccatgcttatacctcagtgtggcctgttagtacatacctcgccatgctgttacctcagtgtggcctgttagtacatacctcgccatgcttatACCTCAGTGTGCCCTGtcagtacatacctcgccatgctgttacctTAGTGTgccctgttagtacatacctcgccatgcttttacctcagtgtgaCCTGTTTTTACGCGCATGTTGCGAAataaatacgcctgaagtgggcgcaaaagcgttagtatATCTGGCCCTCAGAGTCTGTAGCTCTGTAGATCTATCTACCGTGACTCAGACCGTATTTAAGGTTAGCAATCAGCTGATAGTTACTTTGGACAGCTGGTGTCGAGCCTGAGCATCATTTCCTTCGATGTAGGAGAGGAGACTCTGGAGGAGGTACAGCCGCAGGAACAGCACCTCCTCTCTGCCTGTGTTaccctggaaacacacacacacacacacaataatgaaCCACATGTAATGATAATATACTGGACTCTGTCCGAGAGGTTTAAATGATCACTGTGCTCCTTTGTGTTTCAGTTCCCTGTAATCCCGGCGGCCAGCGTGTGTGCGTTGGCGTCGTCTCACCTTGATCATGAgcagccgctgctgctgctccccgTAACACTGCAGGAAGCAGtcctcagctctctgcaggCGGCTCTTGCCGTCCTCCAGACAGGACAGCGCCTCCAGGGCACGGTAGCACCACACGATGTCCAGCTGCAGGACGGCGAAGTTATCCACCGAGCTGAGCAGCGCCGAGCCGCACTTactgcaccacacacacacacacacacacacacacacacacacacacacacacacacacacacacacacacacacacacacacacacacacacacacacacagcgtttaGAGATACACATCTTCACATCTCGCTCAGAATGAAGGATTGATTTCTACCAAACCAGAGTTGGTAAATACTGGAAGTTTCGGTGAGTTTAAGTTGAGTTTTCTGAATGACTTAATCTAATACAAATCAgtgtgtgatgtcagcgtgtGATGTCAGCACCTGAACTGCTGGTCGGCCTGCAGCAGGTGACACAGAGCGTTGTCAAACTGCTTCTTCTTCATCAGAGAGCGACCTTTCTCATGGAGACCCATCGCCAGGATCAgagcctgaacacacacacacacacacacacacacacacacacacacacacacacacacacactttattctgCTTCTTTCCTCAGATATAACAggtggatggtgtgtgtgtgtgtgtgtgtgtgtgtgtgtgtgtgtgtgtgtgtgtaccttcttCTCCTCGTGCGGGATCTTCAGTGGGTTTCCTCTCTGGTCGGCGATCTCCAGAAAAGGAGACGTGTCTTCACTGCCgtctgacaaacacacagagacaccatGAGtcctcacacattcacactgttGGATTAACATTCATTCTAAGGTTATTCTAAGGTCCTCCatcaacatttgttgtttttaaaacatgatccataaataatgtttatgaaATATGTTGTTGACAGCACCTCTCtcttagcctagaaatctagaccaccctagcggcagcaaatgtaattttgcAGCCTGGGTCAGTCGAGCTCTGTTGTTCTCTctgccctgccaatggtgagttcccagacccaacatcttgatgtgggtctggcttgtcaggctacctcTCTCTGACAGGATCTGGAAACCTTTCTGTGTCCTCTGGATGCTCTCGTTCTGGTTCTttgtcttctcctcttcctcgctCAGCTGTTGCTTCAACTCAGTGTCGCTCACCTTCAGAACCATCATCTTACTGTGGTTCTTCACACCCTGCTCATCCAGACGCTggtctgaaaacacacacacagacagacagacagaccttttGGTTAacgagtaagatccttttagtttaacatgaaacagcctgaaaatcaccatcaccaaactccatgtaaataatcaggacttttatcatcgtaaaacacacttcattcaaagtggacagaaactaaataaaactaccaaaagtcGTCTtagttcatctttccactgttccaacaatcaccactctggtttggttgaaattaacccttaattcacccatttacatgtggagatatgctggctctatacacgctaaaagtcctgattatttacatggagtctggtggagatatgctggctccatacacgctaaaagtcctgattatttacatggagtctggtggagatatgctggctctatacacgctaaaagtcctgattatttacatggagtctggtggagatatgctggctctatacacgctaaaagtcctgattatttacatggagtctggtgggtttggtgatggtgatttcggggctgtttcatgttaaactaaaaggatcttactctttaactaaaaggtctatctctgtagggatccatcccataatgttgtcagacacttagaataataatctgagtctgtcagcagcaacaacagaacttttagtgacgcTAACAGAGGAAACTCTCGTGTTGTGTGTTTCAGCGTCTGAACTCACCCACTGACAGAGTTTTCCCATTGAGGATCAGTTTGATGTGTTTGAGGCCGTACTCCTCTCCGATCCTACAGCACAGGAACAAACACACCCAACACATGAAGAACAACATCAACACACGtgatccgtgtgtgtgtgtgtgtgtctgtgtgtgtgtgtgtgtgtgtgtgtctgtgtctctgtgtgtgtgtgtgtgtgtgtgtgtgtgtgtgtgtgtgtgtgtgtctctgtgtgtgtgtgtgtgtgtgtgtgtgtgtgtgtgtgtgtgtgtatgtatgtgtgtgtgtgtgtgtgtgtgtgtgtgtctctgtgtgtctgtctctgtgtgtgtgtgtgtgtgtgtgtgtgtgtgtgtgtgtgtgtgtgtgtgtgtgtacctgtccaCTACCTCCTGAACCCCCACATCCAGCCTGGTCTCCAACAGGTTTTTAGTCTTTGGATcctgagaaagaaaaacaaaaacacctggTTCATACTTGACCAACACGAGTCATATT
This window encodes:
- the nub1 gene encoding NEDD8 ultimate buster 1, which translates into the protein MMAEQNTEAKLKSWLKQEKIQLWNPPYTDEDNAPGQQHMQDLAERYAPLLCLPLAEVVGALEAIRLQAVNRGKGNKTFRETNVATLELLLPRDSKKDPKTKNLLETRLDVGVQEVVDRIGEEYGLKHIKLILNGKTLSVDQRLDEQGVKNHSKMMVLKVSDTELKQQLSEEEEKTKNQNESIQRTQKGFQILSERDGSEDTSPFLEIADQRGNPLKIPHEEKKALILAMGLHEKGRSLMKKKQFDNALCHLLQADQQFSKCGSALLSSVDNFAVLQLDIVWCYRALEALSCLEDGKSRLQRAEDCFLQCYGEQQQRLLMIKGNTGREEVLFLRLYLLQSLLSYIEGNDAQARHQLSKVESLYSRLCLDSEKMSQLMVLGFTEREARLGLRACQGDLEEAAIHISNQRQEREELKQRERQKRSRRMEVISTLTELGFSRRDAARALQLADGDVDKAYGILLDSSQAAQSTNNNTEGAFSPEKVDQLLYLGFERDVSEAALRLTAGDLQSATQLLLDNQGILSPELLSESPPSTSSSPSSEEPSTSSSTSTEDNELVNEVLEDISRHEEDYLDLTLEEESQLIQTMKTYLSGGHTHTV